A genome region from Oncorhynchus masou masou isolate Uvic2021 chromosome 14, UVic_Omas_1.1, whole genome shotgun sequence includes the following:
- the igfals gene encoding insulin-like growth factor-binding protein complex acid labile subunit has translation MHTIVLLVLWVLGTSLVLPDPDTGGEKPTEEPIPCSKGCTCLHDDYSLELNVYCSARNYTQAPSDVPVATRSLWLDGNLFTTLPATTFKDLSNLDFLNLQSGQLVSLDSQVFRGLKSLAHIHLERNRIRSLPGTIFQNTPNLASLSLHNNQLSRIEEKLFAGLPHMWLLNLGWNSLAVLPETGFHDLHGLRELVLAGNRLAYLQPQLFQGLTELKELDLTGNYLKVIKANVFMKLPKLQKLYLAQNQIVTVVPRAFVGMKSLRWLDLTNNKLSALHDETFLGLHSLHVLRLSNNSISGLRPRTFRDLQYLEELRLSYNRIHALGDRIFEGLGHLEVLELEHNQVQEARMGTFMGLSHLAVINLSGSCFRSLPDQVFKGLAKLHSLHLDKGCLTRVTTQAFIGLSGLRRLFLQNNNISVVERQSFVELLGLQQLDLRFNKLEVLTSHTFYGLKNLDYLLLSSNLFRQLPSEALMPLKHLSWLDLSANRLEILHNGTMQLLPRLRYLNLKDNALSSIPPDIPDTLHQLWLTGNRWKCDCSVLPLRDYSLRRPQTVPRQVETLAEGEEPHTVVTIYNNITCNSPPGLVGHDLRDISNEHFNNC, from the coding sequence ATGCACACCATTGTGCTACTGGTGTTGTGGGTACTGGGGACATCACTGGTGTTGCCAGACCCTGACACAGGGGGAGAGAAACCTACTGAGGAGCCCATTCCTTGTTCCAAGGGCTGCACCTGTCTGCATGACGACTACAGTCTAGAGCTCAATGTCTACTGCAGCGCACGCAACTACACCCAGGCCCCCTCTGACGTGCCTGTCGCCACTCGCTCCCTCTGGCTGGATGGAAACCTGTTCACCACTCTGCCTGCCACCACCTTCAAGGATCTCAGCAACTTGGATTTTCTGAATCTACAGAGCGGTCAGCTGGTGTCACTTGACTCTCAGGTGTTCAGAGGGCTTAAGTCGCTAGCTCACATCCACCTGGAGCGCAACCGAATCCGTTCATTGCCGGGCACTATCTTCCAGAACACGCCTAACCTCGCCTCGCTTAGTCTCCATAACAATCAACTGTCCCGCATTGAGGAGAAGTTGTTTGCTGGCCTCCCACATATGTGGCTTCTCAACTTGGGGTGGAACTCATTAGCAGTGTTGCCTGAGACTGGGTTCCATGACCTGCATGGCCTGAGGGAGCTGGTGCTGGCTGGGAATAGGCTGGCTTACTTACAGCCACAACTCTTCCAAGGTCTTACCGAGCTGAAGGAGTTGGACCTAACCGGAAATTACCTGAAGGTCATTAAGGCTAATGTGTTCATGAAGCTCCCCAAACTGCAAAAGCTTTACCTGGCTCAGAATCAGATAGTGACGGTGGTACCCAGAGCCTTTGTGGGTATGAAGTCCCTCAGATGGCTGGATCTCACAAACAATAAACTGTCAGCGCTCCACGATGAGACTTTCCTTGGTCTTCACAGCCTCCATGTGCTGCGGCTCTCCAACAACTCCATCAGTGGACTAAGGCCCAGGACTTTCCGTGACTTGCAGTACCTTGAAGAACTGCGTCTGAGCTACAACCGGATCCATGCCTTGGGGGACAGGATCTTTGAGGGGCTTGGGCACCTGGAGGTTCTAGAGCTGGAGCACAACCAGGTGCAGGAGGCCCGGATGGGCACCTTCATGGGCCTCTCTCACCTGGCTGTCATTAACCTGTCTGGCAGCTGTTTCCGCAGTCTTCCAGACCAAGTGTTCAAAGGTCTCGCTAAGCTCCACAGTCTTCACCTGGATAAGGGCTGTCTGACCAGGGTCACGACCCAAGCTTTCATTGGACTATCGGGTCTGCGACGACTCTTTCTTCAAAACAACAACATCTCTGTGGTGGAGCGCCAGAGTTTTGTGGAACTCTTGGGCCTACAACAACTAGACCTGAGATTCAACAAGCTCGAGGTCCTAACCTCCCACACCTTCTACGGCCTGAAGAACCTGGACTATCTGCTGCTGTCCAGCAACCTGTTCCGTCAACTTCCCTCTGAGGCCCTCATGCCCTTGAAGCATCTCTCGTGGCTGGACCTCTCAGCTAACAGGCTGGAGATCCTGCACAATGGTACCATGCAGCTGCTGCCCAGGCTACGCTATCTAAACCTGAAAGATAACGCTCTTAGCAGCATTCCACCAGATATCCCAGACACCCTACACCAACTGTGGCTGACAGGGAACCGTTGGAAGTGTGACTGCAGTGTCCTTCCCCTTAGAGACTACAGCTTGAGGAGACCGCAGACGGTGCCCCGGCAAGTGGAAACCCTGGCTGAGGGAGAGGAACCCCACACTGTTGTCACCATCTACAACAATATAACATGCAACAGCCCTCCAGGCTTGGTTGGCCATGACCTGAGGGATATCAGCAACGAACATTTCAACAACTGCTGA